One window of Candidatus Beckwithbacteria bacterium genomic DNA carries:
- a CDS encoding DEAD/DEAH box helicase, with translation MAIKHDFADFPVTDQIKLNAKNKGYLIPTPIQDQVIPLVIAGQDVVGVANTGTGKTAAFLIPLIDKVYKNNHDKVLVITPTRELATQIEAEFVTLARNLRLYSALCIGGAAMGQQIKHLRQNPQFVIGTPGRLKDLQKRRILQLSNFTIFVLDEVDRMLDMGFIHDIQHLISFLPQKRQSLFFSATIEGKVKDVMAGFLRNPVIISVKTGAVADNVNQEIVRLNGRNKIDVLHDLLIKPGFDRVLVFGRTKWSMEKLARTLIERGFKATAIHGNKTQGQREKALRQFKNGEVKILLATDVAQRGLDIANVTHVINFDLPETQDDYIHRIGRTGRADKQGIAITLVP, from the coding sequence GTGGCAATCAAGCATGACTTTGCTGATTTTCCGGTAACCGACCAAATCAAACTTAATGCCAAAAACAAAGGTTATTTAATTCCTACCCCCATTCAAGATCAAGTCATTCCTCTGGTTATTGCCGGCCAAGATGTCGTGGGTGTGGCTAATACCGGCACCGGTAAAACCGCCGCCTTTCTCATTCCTTTAATTGATAAAGTTTACAAAAATAACCATGATAAAGTCTTAGTGATTACCCCCACCAGAGAATTAGCCACCCAAATTGAAGCCGAGTTTGTGACGCTTGCCAGAAATCTACGACTATATTCGGCCTTATGCATTGGTGGCGCCGCAATGGGCCAGCAAATTAAACACTTACGCCAAAACCCGCAATTTGTCATCGGGACACCCGGCCGATTAAAGGATTTGCAGAAAAGACGGATTCTCCAATTAAGCAATTTTACCATCTTCGTTCTTGACGAAGTCGATCGCATGCTCGATATGGGTTTCATTCATGATATCCAACACTTAATTTCGTTTTTACCCCAAAAAAGGCAATCATTATTTTTTTCCGCTACTATCGAAGGCAAAGTCAAAGACGTCATGGCCGGTTTTTTAAGAAATCCGGTAATTATCTCAGTTAAAACCGGAGCGGTGGCCGATAATGTTAATCAGGAAATTGTCAGGCTTAATGGCCGGAATAAAATTGACGTCTTGCACGACCTTTTAATTAAGCCTGGGTTTGACCGTGTCCTAGTGTTTGGCCGGACCAAGTGGAGTATGGAAAAGCTGGCCAGAACATTAATTGAAAGGGGATTTAAGGCTACCGCCATTCACGGCAATAAAACCCAAGGCCAAAGAGAAAAAGCTTTGAGGCAGTTTAAAAACGGCGAGGTCAAGATATTACTGGCCACTGATGTCGCTCAACGGGGTCTGGATATTGCCAATGTCACCCATGTCATTAATTTTGATTTGCCGGAAACCCAAGACGACTACATCCATCGCATTGGCCGCACCGGCCGGGCCGACAAACAAGGCATCGCCATTACTTTGGTACCATAA
- a CDS encoding PfkB family carbohydrate kinase, which yields MNIVIFGHVCLDKNTSENSRYLGPGSPSMFMHKIFRELPDCRLTIVASYGPDYLPFLKNINIYPPVPNSTNTLIYENIIKQGTRTQSALNLDNPPCASIDLPLQQLIFQADILFFAPLQPNITPAYVKKFVSFANSKTLKVFLPQGYYRQFQSDGEVLLRNFSEADQILPFFDVIITSEQDVPEMIDKAKNYAQKFPLIWLVTQEEKGALAVTSTESIILPTVAVPASAIIDSVGAGDVFSAAFAYRYFKTKNISESGHFANSLARQRLFFSTDKIKFNINF from the coding sequence ATGAATATTGTCATTTTCGGGCATGTTTGCCTGGACAAAAATACTTCGGAAAATTCTCGCTATCTTGGCCCGGGCAGTCCATCTATGTTTATGCACAAAATTTTTAGAGAGTTACCCGATTGCCGACTGACGATCGTTGCTTCATATGGTCCGGATTATTTACCTTTCTTGAAAAACATTAACATTTACCCGCCAGTTCCTAACTCTACCAACACGCTTATTTATGAAAATATTATCAAACAAGGAACCAGAACTCAATCAGCCCTAAATTTAGACAATCCTCCTTGCGCCTCTATTGATTTACCCCTTCAGCAACTAATTTTCCAGGCCGATATTCTTTTTTTTGCTCCGCTTCAACCTAATATCACTCCCGCTTATGTTAAAAAATTTGTCTCTTTTGCCAATTCTAAAACCTTAAAAGTTTTTCTCCCTCAGGGCTATTATCGCCAATTTCAATCCGACGGCGAAGTGCTGCTTCGGAATTTTTCTGAAGCCGATCAAATTTTGCCCTTCTTTGACGTTATCATTACCTCAGAACAGGACGTTCCGGAAATGATAGATAAAGCTAAAAATTACGCTCAAAAATTTCCCCTAATTTGGTTGGTGACCCAGGAAGAAAAAGGGGCTTTGGCCGTCACTTCAACTGAATCTATAATTCTACCCACAGTCGCTGTGCCCGCCTCAGCAATTATTGATTCTGTCGGTGCCGGCGATGTTTTTAGCGCCGCTTTTGCTTACCGTTATTTTAAAACCAAAAATATAAGCGAATCCGGACATTTTGCTAACTCTCTTGCCCGTCAACGCCTATTCTTCTCAACTGATAAAATTAAGTTTAATATTAACTTTTAA
- a CDS encoding AIR synthase family protein, whose amino-acid sequence MKKMLPLGKLDFPLLERLLKKYETLSDPRVALGPKLGEDAAVIEFPDRFLVVKTDPITFATDNIGWYAVQVNANDIATTGATPKWFLPTILLQNGKTTEKEIEEIFAQISQASKELGVSVIGGHTEVTYNLDRPIVVGAMLGEVAKEKLVSTSGAKPGDAIILTKGIVIEGTSIIAREKQEELKKRGYDEEFIRKSQNFLHQPGLSVVRDALLANQFVVHAMHDPTEGGLSAGLYEVAQASRVGLLVDREKIPILEESGILCEEYGLDPLKTIASGALLIIAPPESVDSITSVLRRHKILATTIGEIKEKNQGLKIVTAGRVEDLDFSAKDEITKIFK is encoded by the coding sequence ATGAAAAAAATGTTGCCGCTGGGGAAATTGGATTTTCCATTATTGGAAAGGCTACTGAAAAAATACGAAACCTTATCAGACCCCCGGGTGGCCTTGGGACCCAAACTGGGGGAAGACGCGGCGGTCATTGAATTTCCCGACCGCTTCCTCGTTGTAAAAACCGACCCGATAACTTTTGCAACGGACAACATTGGCTGGTATGCGGTTCAGGTCAACGCAAATGACATTGCCACAACCGGCGCTACCCCAAAATGGTTTCTCCCGACCATACTTCTTCAGAACGGAAAGACCACCGAGAAAGAAATCGAGGAGATTTTTGCTCAAATCTCTCAAGCATCTAAGGAATTAGGGGTATCGGTTATTGGGGGACACACTGAGGTTACTTATAATTTGGACAGGCCAATTGTTGTTGGTGCGATGTTGGGCGAAGTTGCCAAAGAGAAATTAGTTTCTACATCGGGAGCTAAACCTGGGGATGCAATTATTTTAACAAAAGGTATCGTCATCGAGGGCACGTCAATCATCGCGAGGGAAAAACAAGAGGAATTAAAAAAGAGAGGGTACGACGAAGAGTTTATCCGAAAAAGTCAAAATTTTCTTCATCAACCCGGCCTTTCGGTAGTTAGAGACGCACTTTTGGCAAATCAGTTTGTCGTTCATGCAATGCACGATCCGACAGAGGGAGGACTTTCCGCCGGACTTTATGAAGTAGCCCAAGCCTCGCGGGTTGGCTTGCTGGTTGACAGAGAAAAAATTCCGATTCTAGAAGAATCAGGAATCCTTTGTGAAGAATATGGTTTAGATCCGTTAAAAACAATAGCTTCGGGAGCCTTATTAATCATTGCACCTCCAGAAAGCGTAGATTCGATCACTTCGGTCTTAAGAAGGCACAAAATTTTAGCTACTACCATAGGAGAAATTAAGGAGAAAAATCAGGGGCTTAAAATAGTGACTGCGGGAAGAGTTGAAGATCTGGATTTTTCAGCCAAAGACGAAATAACTAAGATTTTTAAATAA
- a CDS encoding NYN domain-containing protein, translating into MPIQKLQILYIDGENLKFYLKSVLGSKSIQKPYLLENIDYEKLFTSALADFDLSEKRFYSAKLREQQGFLTKSRELIQRQRALKSHLEQQGFTFIISGNVRKQSVSVNGRSKTIFKEKGVDVRIAVDLVSESCDGKVGKVILCSSDSDLQPAVSEVKRRGVEVVYLGFEICPNKGLTYTTSRTILLRNSEVLDSYN; encoded by the coding sequence ATGCCAATACAAAAACTACAAATACTTTATATTGATGGAGAGAATTTAAAGTTTTATCTTAAAAGCGTATTGGGTTCCAAGTCTATTCAGAAACCATATTTATTGGAAAATATTGATTACGAAAAACTATTCACTTCTGCATTGGCAGACTTTGACTTATCCGAAAAAAGATTTTATTCGGCAAAACTTAGAGAACAACAAGGGTTTTTAACAAAATCCAGAGAATTGATTCAAAGGCAAAGAGCTTTAAAGTCACACTTGGAACAACAAGGGTTTACTTTTATTATTTCTGGCAATGTTAGAAAACAATCCGTTAGTGTTAACGGGAGAAGTAAAACTATTTTTAAAGAAAAAGGTGTGGATGTAAGAATAGCTGTTGATCTTGTATCTGAATCTTGTGATGGTAAAGTTGGAAAGGTTATATTGTGCAGTTCGGATTCAGATTTACAGCCGGCTGTTTCCGAAGTTAAGCGTAGAGGAGTTGAGGTAGTTTATTTAGGTTTTGAGATTTGTCCAAATAAAGGATTAACCTATACAACAAGTAGAACTATTCTTTTGAGAAATTCGGAAGTGCTTGACTCGTACAATTAA
- a CDS encoding class I SAM-dependent methyltransferase has translation MTYQREIIDYYNSSQWLYRVFCRNQFHHGFWNQNTHSLYQAALNENQAIIDLAKIKKGERVLDAGCGVGSTAIYIAEKTGAWVTGISITPIQIKFAKKHPRTNFQVQDYTHTNFPDNYFDVVYGIESICYATPKSSFLKEAYRILKPGGRLLIADGYLTKHPNTQKQKQLVEDWQKSFSLKKLDTTKEMSQQIGLAGFKKIRVTTKLNAVKPTVEHFYQLGKRLKLIIQLLGLLPFPFFLAIKRNYLAFVKEKESFETGLANYNLHQAEK, from the coding sequence ATGACCTATCAACGGGAAATTATTGATTATTACAACTCCAGCCAGTGGCTTTATCGGGTATTCTGCCGCAACCAATTTCATCACGGTTTTTGGAACCAAAACACCCATTCACTTTATCAAGCCGCTCTTAACGAAAATCAAGCCATTATTGATCTCGCTAAAATCAAAAAAGGGGAAAGGGTTTTAGATGCCGGCTGTGGCGTCGGCAGTACCGCAATTTACATCGCCGAAAAAACTGGCGCCTGGGTCACAGGAATTAGTATTACACCCATTCAAATTAAATTTGCCAAAAAACATCCCCGAACAAATTTCCAGGTTCAGGATTATACTCACACCAATTTCCCTGATAATTATTTTGACGTCGTTTATGGCATTGAAAGTATTTGTTACGCCACCCCCAAAAGTTCTTTTCTTAAAGAAGCTTACCGGATTCTTAAACCCGGCGGCCGACTCCTTATTGCCGATGGTTATCTTACCAAACACCCAAACACGCAAAAACAAAAACAATTAGTCGAAGATTGGCAGAAATCATTTAGTCTTAAAAAACTTGATACAACAAAAGAAATGAGCCAACAAATAGGTTTGGCCGGATTTAAGAAAATTAGGGTAACCACAAAGCTTAATGCGGTAAAACCCACCGTTGAACATTTCTATCAGCTGGGAAAACGACTAAAATTAATAATTCAATTGTTGGGCTTATTGCCTTTTCCGTTTTTTTTAGCAATCAAGCGTAACTATTTAGCCTTTGTTAAAGAAAAAGAAAGTTTCGAAACTGGTTTAGCCAACTATAATCTCCATCAGGCGGAAAAATAA
- a CDS encoding acyltransferase codes for MPDTQAKTYNPAIDLLRLISILAVILIHTTTKAFQATANDLYHLPWTLFLNQASRFTVPLFFMISGFVLELNYSHHANYWEYLKKRLSRIFIPYVFWSIVYFYFVYSQLNNNFFISLVSGTASYQLYFIPSLLIFYFIFPLLHRLYHFFTNRWMLIILGIIELLFLYQDYYLLPTNTFYPIKVAFFNYYVFIVGMVLSHHQEQLLNFVKKFLWLLILITLTLAYFIFYQGERLYYQTGNYLFFYSNWRPLILPYTFSFAAILYYLFTKIKLNLALVKTISRLSFLVFFIHIIVLETIWPLATFSQFWPNLTFFFLTSSVSFILAYLIHKIPYLSKLTG; via the coding sequence ATGCCCGATACTCAAGCAAAAACTTACAATCCGGCGATTGATCTTCTCCGACTAATCTCTATTTTAGCCGTAATTTTAATCCACACGACCACCAAAGCCTTTCAGGCCACCGCCAACGACCTTTACCATCTTCCCTGGACCTTATTTCTTAACCAGGCTTCCCGCTTTACCGTACCGCTGTTTTTTATGATTTCCGGTTTTGTCCTGGAACTAAACTATTCCCATCACGCCAATTATTGGGAATATTTAAAAAAACGTCTTAGCCGGATTTTTATTCCTTATGTTTTTTGGAGCATTGTTTACTTTTATTTTGTTTACTCCCAACTTAATAACAATTTTTTTATTAGTTTGGTTTCCGGCACTGCTTCTTATCAGCTTTACTTCATCCCGTCTCTCTTAATCTTTTATTTTATTTTCCCGCTCCTGCATCGCTTGTATCATTTTTTTACCAATCGCTGGATGCTGATAATTTTAGGTATCATTGAATTACTGTTTTTATATCAGGATTATTACTTACTTCCCACTAATACTTTTTACCCTATTAAAGTCGCTTTCTTTAACTATTATGTTTTTATTGTCGGCATGGTTTTATCTCACCATCAGGAACAATTGCTTAATTTTGTTAAAAAATTTCTCTGGCTGTTAATCTTAATTACTCTCACCCTCGCTTACTTTATTTTTTACCAGGGAGAACGTTTATATTATCAAACCGGGAATTATTTATTTTTTTATTCCAACTGGCGGCCGTTAATATTACCTTATACCTTTTCTTTTGCCGCCATCTTATATTATCTGTTTACCAAAATTAAACTTAATCTTGCCCTTGTAAAAACTATTTCCCGCCTCTCTTTTTTAGTCTTTTTTATCCACATTATTGTTTTAGAAACAATTTGGCCACTGGCAACCTTCTCTCAGTTCTGGCCCAATCTCACTTTCTTTTTCTTAACCAGTTCTGTTTCATTCATTTTGGCTTATCTCATCCACAAAATTCCGTATCTGTCTAAATTAACTGGGTAA
- a CDS encoding glycosyltransferase family 39 protein has product MKFLKKEKLVILLLIVLGFLFRWYLIRDNYFEFYYYQARDADVSRSILEKADLKIQGPATSGTNDKIYNGVLYYYLTGPIYTLFKGNPLAPTLFLSFLSSLAVVPIYLIGKEIFKSRNVGIAAALLYAFSVDASQLGTWLGNSSIATWSVPFFYFFLWQSLFKKKKKFLALTALFLGLANQATLYTAYLIGIVVMVYIFQAIKEKNFWFLGGKNFFKAIAIYLMVVSPMILTQIKLLLAGVYKLNQLSTNAGGKPTFYELIRGISGVYVNKAEMTLLPSIPKVSLMLVFLIIFWFLIRKDSRAKKIFISLWLFTPALLFLILGRASYYSITGLNSGIYLIVAWIFYQGFKKTLPNMLRVATTVGIIIFIASNFNAVQKIRETQANNLTVQSGAFLNRLLEVVDYTYKAAGGKQFSISALTNPYKYSTTWAYLYSWYGREHYGYLPKFVGSDQKGIPAGDLLENIKTPEKIHFSIYETDPGGLAMFVPEFRKWQEEIAGPASAKLKFGSISLEQRGVNKFMVPK; this is encoded by the coding sequence ATGAAGTTTTTAAAGAAAGAAAAGTTAGTTATTCTGTTATTGATTGTTTTAGGTTTTTTATTTCGTTGGTATCTGATCAGAGACAACTATTTTGAGTTTTATTATTATCAGGCCAGAGATGCCGATGTTTCCCGCTCAATTCTGGAAAAAGCCGATTTAAAGATTCAAGGTCCGGCAACGAGCGGGACTAACGACAAAATTTACAATGGTGTTCTGTATTACTACTTAACCGGACCTATTTATACGTTATTTAAAGGCAACCCTCTGGCCCCGACTTTATTTTTAAGTTTCTTAAGTTCTTTAGCAGTGGTGCCAATATATTTAATTGGTAAAGAGATTTTTAAATCAAGAAACGTAGGTATTGCTGCAGCTTTGCTCTATGCTTTTTCCGTGGATGCTAGCCAGCTGGGAACCTGGTTAGGGAATTCCAGTATCGCTACTTGGTCGGTCCCCTTTTTTTATTTTTTTCTGTGGCAGTCTTTATTTAAAAAGAAGAAAAAGTTTTTAGCGCTAACAGCTTTATTTTTAGGTCTGGCCAATCAGGCAACTCTCTACACGGCTTACTTAATAGGAATCGTGGTAATGGTATATATTTTTCAAGCGATAAAAGAAAAAAACTTTTGGTTCTTAGGTGGGAAAAATTTCTTTAAGGCAATAGCAATTTATTTAATGGTTGTCAGCCCAATGATTCTTACCCAAATTAAGCTACTGCTAGCCGGGGTGTACAAATTAAATCAGTTAAGCACAAATGCCGGCGGAAAGCCTACCTTCTATGAATTAATTAGGGGAATTAGCGGAGTATATGTTAATAAAGCGGAGATGACTTTATTGCCATCAATACCAAAAGTTTCACTAATGCTAGTTTTTCTCATTATTTTTTGGTTTCTAATCAGAAAAGATTCCCGAGCAAAAAAGATTTTTATTAGTCTGTGGCTGTTTACGCCGGCTCTACTGTTTTTAATCTTGGGTCGGGCTTCCTATTACTCTATAACCGGTTTAAATTCAGGTATTTATTTAATTGTTGCCTGGATTTTTTACCAAGGTTTTAAAAAAACTTTGCCTAACATGTTGCGTGTGGCAACGACAGTAGGAATCATAATTTTTATTGCCTCAAACTTTAACGCGGTGCAAAAGATCAGGGAAACACAAGCGAATAACTTGACCGTCCAAAGCGGGGCCTTTTTAAATCGGTTGCTGGAAGTCGTTGATTACACTTATAAAGCAGCTGGCGGCAAGCAATTTTCAATCTCTGCCTTAACTAACCCTTATAAATACAGCACGACTTGGGCTTATTTATATTCTTGGTACGGAAGGGAACACTATGGTTATCTCCCCAAATTTGTTGGTTCGGATCAAAAAGGAATCCCGGCCGGTGACTTACTCGAAAATATTAAGACACCGGAAAAAATCCATTTTTCTATTTATGAAACCGACCCCGGAGGATTAGCCATGTTTGTGCCGGAATTTAGAAAATGGCAAGAGGAAATCGCCGGTCCAGCTAGCGCTAAACTTAAGTTCGGATCGATATCTTTGGAACAAAGAGGTGTAAATAAGTTTATGGTACCAAAGTAA